A genomic stretch from Flavobacterium humidisoli includes:
- a CDS encoding SemiSWEET family sugar transporter: MDFIDIIGLFAGACITLSTIPQIIKVWKTKKVKEISLRMFSILTFGIAVWIVYGILKKDLPIILTNSISFILNLIMVYFIIYYEKE, translated from the coding sequence ATGGACTTTATAGATATCATAGGACTTTTTGCTGGAGCATGTATTACGCTATCTACTATTCCACAAATTATAAAGGTCTGGAAGACCAAGAAAGTAAAAGAAATTTCGCTACGGATGTTCAGCATTTTGACCTTTGGAATCGCGGTGTGGATTGTTTACGGAATTCTTAAAAAAGATCTTCCCATTATTCTGACCAACAGTATTTCTTTCATTTTAAATCTCATCATGGTTTATTTCATTATTTACTATGAAAAAGAATAG
- a CDS encoding SDR family oxidoreductase: MKKKQTFPEQKQNLPGNEHRMNPEPEIIRENYVGSGKLFGKTAFITGGDSGIGRSVAVHFAREGANIAIVYLKEDKDAKETKAMIEKEGQQCLLISGDLKDEKFCQSAIKKCHTTFKSLDILVNNAATQFPQTEIEKITSAQLHKTFETNIYPFFYITKAALAFLKEGDSIINTTSVTAFRGSEHLADYASTKGAIVSFTRSLSTMLAKRKIRVNGVAPGPIWTPLIVASFDKLSDFGKDNPMERPGQPSEVAPAYVFLACEDSSYITGQFIHINGGELVG; this comes from the coding sequence ATGAAAAAGAAACAAACATTTCCCGAGCAAAAACAAAATCTTCCTGGCAATGAGCACAGGATGAATCCAGAGCCTGAAATTATAAGGGAGAATTATGTTGGAAGCGGTAAATTATTCGGAAAAACAGCTTTCATTACCGGTGGCGACAGCGGAATTGGCCGAAGTGTTGCGGTACATTTTGCGAGAGAAGGCGCCAATATCGCAATTGTATATTTAAAAGAAGATAAAGATGCGAAAGAAACCAAAGCAATGATCGAAAAAGAAGGTCAGCAATGTTTATTGATAAGCGGTGATTTGAAAGATGAAAAATTTTGCCAAAGTGCCATTAAAAAATGCCATACTACTTTTAAAAGTCTAGATATTTTGGTAAATAATGCTGCTACTCAGTTTCCGCAAACAGAAATAGAAAAAATAACTTCAGCGCAGCTTCATAAAACTTTTGAAACGAATATTTATCCCTTCTTTTATATCACCAAAGCAGCGCTTGCTTTCTTGAAAGAAGGTGATAGCATCATAAACACCACCTCTGTTACGGCTTTTCGCGGAAGCGAACACTTGGCAGATTATGCGAGTACCAAAGGGGCGATAGTAAGCTTTACCCGTTCTCTTTCGACTATGCTGGCAAAAAGGAAAATACGCGTAAATGGCGTTGCACCTGGACCAATCTGGACGCCTTTAATCGTAGCTAGTTTCGACAAATTATCTGATTTTGGAAAAGACAATCCGATGGAGAGACCCGGTCAGCCTTCGGAAGTCGCGCCTGCTTATGTATTTCTGGCCTGTGAAGACAGCAGTTATATTACTGGCCAATTTATTCATATAAATGGTGGTGAATTGGTGGGTTAG
- a CDS encoding response regulator: MEKKKVLIVDDDSRNIFALVNTLKAKSFDCLSCLSAEEALKILEKDNSIDAVLMDMMMPEMDGYEAIPLIKAIPSQENTFVVAVTAQAMAGDKEKCLQAGADAYISKPVDVDKLLHILGEI; this comes from the coding sequence ATGGAAAAGAAAAAAGTATTGATTGTAGATGACGATTCTAGAAATATTTTTGCTTTAGTAAATACCTTAAAGGCAAAATCTTTTGACTGTCTGTCTTGTTTAAGTGCCGAAGAAGCTCTAAAAATATTAGAAAAAGACAATTCAATAGACGCCGTTTTGATGGATATGATGATGCCCGAAATGGACGGTTATGAGGCAATTCCGCTCATTAAAGCCATTCCATCACAAGAGAATACTTTTGTAGTTGCCGTAACAGCGCAAGCTATGGCAGGAGATAAAGAAAAATGTTTACAAGCCGGAGCAGATGCATACATCTCAAAACCTGTAGATGTAGATAAATTACTTCACATCTTGGGGGAAATTTAA
- a CDS encoding PAS domain-containing sensor histidine kinase, translating into MNSNNFDFLANGGEMGNLTRAKDWSKTTLGPAQSWPQSLRTTLGILLNSKFPMFLFWGPDHICFYNDAYRPSLGDNGKHPAILGQKGADYWPEIWDFIKPLIDQVLQNGEASWHEDQLLPIYRNGKLEDVYWTFSYSPVNDENGKTNGVLVICNETTKQIITRKKLEESERRFRNTVKQLPLGICVLKGADLIVEMANTNYLHIIDREESAILNKSIFDSVPETKETAYPILKNVFETGEPYYADEFAVTLNRYNKEELAYFNLVFYPLKEENEITGVIVVAYEVTEEVKGRYLLAENEKAFRNIVIDSPIAMAIFRGNDFIIEMANKTMMHNIWQKEEKECIGIPLLDVFPELKNQKYPELLLDVLTNGKTIRENEAVAYVDIKGNLKKFYLDYEYTALYEKNGKASGVMCTVYDVTSKVKARKKVETAEARTRLATEIAEIAMWDLNLKTKKLIYSDTILDIFGFEKNTKIVHQDIRSRVLPEDEDIVLDAFAKALKTGIYKYEARILKLDHSIAWIKVQGKIFFDENKEPTKMLGTVMDFTIEKEIQHVLMKSEKKFRLLADSIPQFIWTSDTLGNLNYFNETVYNYSGLSKEEIEKNGWLQIVHPDDREENVKLWMESVKTGNDFLFIHRFKRYDGEYRWQLSRAIAQFDESGKIQMWVGTSTDIEEQKNFTNKLEDQIIERTTQLELKNRDLINMNIELQSFAYISSHDLQEPLRKIQTFASRLAMLDEQNISANAKSYLARIEFSAKKMQNLIQDLLTYSRTNSADRIFTTVKIDEIAEEVISDFSDRIEEKNAVVEYQDLGEANLIQFQFRQLLHNLVENALKFSIPGVPPKVKISATQIEGKSLPKAEFKDKTYLHLQVQDNGIGFELIYKEKIFEVFQRLNTDSEYKGTGIGLAIVKKIVENHRGFITVSSEKGKGSTFNIYIPDLSEINI; encoded by the coding sequence ATGAATAGCAACAATTTTGATTTTCTCGCAAACGGAGGAGAAATGGGTAATCTTACTCGTGCCAAAGATTGGAGCAAAACAACACTTGGACCTGCACAATCATGGCCTCAAAGTCTTCGGACTACTTTAGGAATTCTTCTAAACTCAAAATTTCCAATGTTTTTATTTTGGGGACCAGATCATATTTGTTTTTATAATGATGCCTATCGCCCAAGTCTAGGAGATAACGGAAAACATCCTGCTATTCTAGGCCAAAAAGGAGCCGATTACTGGCCTGAAATCTGGGATTTTATTAAGCCTTTAATCGACCAAGTACTTCAAAATGGTGAAGCCTCATGGCACGAAGACCAATTATTACCGATTTATAGAAACGGAAAATTGGAAGATGTCTACTGGACGTTCAGTTACAGTCCTGTAAATGATGAAAACGGAAAAACAAATGGCGTTTTGGTAATTTGTAATGAAACCACCAAACAGATAATTACTCGCAAAAAACTCGAAGAAAGCGAAAGACGTTTTAGAAATACAGTTAAACAATTACCTCTCGGAATTTGTGTTCTAAAAGGAGCCGATCTAATTGTCGAGATGGCCAATACAAATTATCTGCACATCATTGATAGAGAAGAAAGTGCAATATTAAACAAGTCTATTTTTGATTCTGTTCCCGAAACTAAAGAAACTGCATATCCTATTCTAAAAAATGTTTTTGAAACTGGCGAACCTTACTATGCTGATGAATTTGCTGTAACTTTAAATCGCTACAACAAAGAAGAATTAGCTTATTTCAATCTCGTTTTTTACCCTTTAAAGGAAGAAAACGAGATTACCGGAGTTATTGTTGTTGCGTATGAAGTAACCGAAGAAGTAAAGGGCAGATATCTTTTAGCAGAAAATGAAAAAGCTTTTCGAAATATTGTAATAGATTCTCCCATTGCAATGGCCATCTTTAGAGGAAATGATTTTATTATCGAAATGGCCAATAAAACCATGATGCATAACATTTGGCAAAAGGAAGAGAAAGAATGTATTGGCATTCCGTTACTAGACGTTTTTCCTGAATTGAAAAACCAAAAATATCCCGAATTATTACTTGATGTTTTGACTAATGGAAAAACTATTCGTGAGAATGAAGCTGTCGCTTATGTGGATATTAAAGGAAATCTAAAAAAATTCTATCTGGATTACGAATATACTGCGCTATATGAAAAAAACGGAAAAGCATCTGGTGTAATGTGTACGGTTTATGATGTAACTTCTAAAGTTAAAGCCAGAAAAAAAGTGGAAACTGCCGAAGCAAGAACACGTTTGGCTACTGAAATTGCCGAAATTGCCATGTGGGATTTGAATCTTAAAACAAAGAAACTGATCTACAGCGATACTATTCTAGACATTTTCGGATTTGAGAAAAACACAAAGATTGTGCATCAGGACATTCGAAGTCGAGTACTTCCAGAAGACGAGGATATTGTTCTAGACGCTTTCGCGAAAGCATTAAAAACAGGAATTTACAAATATGAAGCTCGTATTTTGAAACTAGACCATTCGATTGCATGGATAAAAGTTCAGGGTAAAATCTTTTTTGATGAAAATAAAGAACCTACTAAAATGTTGGGAACTGTAATGGATTTTACTATCGAAAAAGAAATTCAGCATGTTTTAATGAAAAGCGAAAAAAAATTTAGACTTCTCGCCGATTCTATACCTCAGTTTATCTGGACGAGTGATACGTTGGGAAATCTCAATTATTTTAATGAAACGGTTTACAACTATTCTGGATTGTCTAAAGAAGAAATTGAGAAAAACGGCTGGCTCCAAATTGTGCATCCCGACGACCGCGAGGAAAATGTAAAACTATGGATGGAATCTGTAAAAACAGGAAATGATTTTCTGTTTATTCACCGTTTTAAGCGCTATGATGGCGAATACAGATGGCAGCTTAGCCGTGCAATAGCCCAATTCGATGAATCGGGAAAGATTCAAATGTGGGTTGGAACAAGCACTGATATAGAAGAGCAAAAGAACTTTACCAATAAGCTAGAAGATCAAATTATAGAACGCACCACACAATTGGAACTCAAAAACAGGGATTTGATTAACATGAATATAGAACTGCAGTCATTTGCTTACATCTCAAGCCATGATTTGCAGGAACCTTTGCGAAAAATTCAGACTTTCGCAAGTCGATTGGCTATGTTGGACGAGCAGAATATTTCGGCAAATGCCAAATCTTATTTAGCTAGAATTGAGTTTTCGGCCAAAAAAATGCAAAATCTCATTCAGGATTTATTAACCTATTCCCGCACTAATTCTGCCGATCGCATTTTTACAACGGTTAAAATAGACGAAATTGCAGAAGAAGTAATAAGTGATTTTTCTGATCGAATTGAAGAAAAAAATGCTGTTGTAGAATATCAAGATTTAGGAGAAGCAAATCTTATTCAGTTTCAGTTTAGACAGTTACTGCATAATTTGGTAGAAAATGCCTTAAAATTTTCTATTCCTGGTGTTCCTCCAAAAGTAAAAATTTCTGCTACGCAAATTGAAGGAAAATCTCTTCCTAAGGCTGAATTTAAGGACAAAACTTATCTCCATCTCCAAGTTCAAGATAACGGAATTGGTTTTGAACTTATTTATAAAGAAAAAATCTTTGAAGTTTTTCAGCGCTTAAATACCGACAGTGAATACAAAGGAACTGGAATTGGTCTTGCAATCGTGAAAAAAATCGTTGAAAATCATAGAGGTTTTATCACAGTTTCTAGCGAAAAAGGTAAAGGCTCTACTTTTAATATTTACATTCCCGATTTGTCTGAAATTAATATTTAA
- a CDS encoding response regulator — protein sequence MNGNFKRNLLISSLVSLLVLTISSVASFISIKSLLNSNFWVNHTQDVIYNLNEGSAIITEAQTSMRGYLLTGDEQFVDRFNDAEAKSNTYFDKLDELTSDNPSQKKLLEELRYKRSGFFKYLNNQIVKKRLSKETLIFDLNEGRNMMNEIKAIVRKVENTEQKLLEERNSNSERYGNYSLALIVVAFFIAFLISIVFLIRILKDYNERTLLQLELERKDKETAERLDVISGIATQISKGNYDVQIDDRKADTLGALGASIHNMKDSLKDSFELLSQKEWLQSGVATLNDKMLGEKTIQKLSKDIIEFLCQYTNSSAGVLYVIDGEELTVTGGYSYIPSKNRERIKKGEGLIGQSIVSGKMLELKALSPDDIQINYALGEIKPTHIVALPLMDFKVEGAVELASIYGFSVLQLEFLNIVANNIGIAIKATQNRKRVMELLEETKSQSEELQIQHSELEAINAELEAQTEKLQASEEELRVQQEELEQTNEELSERSVLLEEKNTEIQKKSEALELTTRYKSEFLANMSHELRTPLNSILLLSRLLSENNNKTMNNEEIEFAKVIQSSGNSLLGLIDEILDLSKIEAGKMDLEFLDVSTKEITDNLYNLFYLVAKEKGINFEIIAKDAPIVIKTDKMRLEQILKNLISNAIKFTEKGTVSLEIKVDTDDDKIICFIVKDTGIGIPLEKQPLIFEAFQQADGSTKRKYGGTGLGLSISRELAKLLRGEIVLNSKVNEGSTFTLCLPVLGFAINKVSVNKIPHAEEIEVTTESDEERPKYISEVIPQEIEDDRDSIVEGDKVILIVEDDINFAKSLLAFTQKKGYKGVVAVRGDYALNFALIYRPIGILLDIELPIKSGWQVLEELKNHTHTKHISVHIMSSHKLKQESLLKGAVDFLDKPVAFDRIPDVFKRIEHIINKESQKVLIIEDNPKHAKALAFFLETYNINSEIKSEVSEGLSSLGKEEVDCVILDMGIPDKQAYEILDGVKKSPGLENLPVIVFTGKSLSIKEELKIKKYADSIIVKTAHSYQRMLDEVSLFLHLVENKKEGNVGKESNKKLNSLNNILFEKKVLIVDDDVRNIYSLSKALEAFKMTVITAFDGKEAIKILDENPDTDVVLLDMMMPNMDGYETAEKIRSNPKFLNLAVIAVTAKAMTGDREKCIKAGASDYITKPVDVDQLLSLLRVWLYDKI from the coding sequence ATGAATGGTAATTTTAAAAGAAATTTATTAATCAGTTCACTAGTTTCACTGCTTGTACTTACTATTAGTTCTGTTGCCTCTTTTATCAGTATTAAAAGTTTACTAAACAGTAACTTTTGGGTAAACCATACCCAGGATGTAATATATAACCTAAACGAAGGTTCCGCAATTATTACCGAAGCCCAGACCAGTATGAGGGGTTATCTGCTTACAGGCGATGAGCAGTTTGTGGATCGTTTTAATGATGCTGAAGCGAAATCAAATACTTATTTTGATAAGTTAGATGAACTTACGTCTGACAATCCTTCGCAAAAAAAATTACTAGAAGAATTACGCTATAAACGTTCCGGTTTCTTTAAATATCTAAACAATCAGATTGTCAAAAAACGTTTAAGCAAAGAAACGCTGATTTTTGATTTGAATGAAGGCAGAAATATGATGAACGAGATTAAGGCGATCGTCAGAAAAGTTGAAAATACAGAGCAAAAACTTTTAGAAGAACGTAACTCAAATTCAGAACGTTACGGGAATTATAGTTTGGCTTTAATTGTTGTTGCTTTTTTTATAGCTTTTCTTATTTCTATTGTTTTCTTAATTAGAATTCTGAAAGATTATAACGAGAGAACTTTATTGCAGCTGGAATTAGAGAGAAAAGATAAAGAAACAGCGGAAAGACTTGACGTAATAAGTGGTATCGCAACACAAATTTCTAAAGGAAATTATGATGTTCAGATTGATGATAGAAAAGCAGATACTTTAGGAGCTTTGGGAGCCTCCATTCATAATATGAAAGATTCATTAAAAGATTCTTTCGAATTATTATCTCAAAAAGAATGGCTTCAATCGGGGGTTGCGACTTTGAACGATAAAATGCTGGGAGAAAAAACAATCCAGAAATTATCTAAAGATATAATTGAGTTTTTATGCCAATATACTAATAGCAGTGCCGGAGTTTTGTATGTAATTGATGGAGAAGAATTGACGGTTACAGGAGGTTACAGTTATATACCAAGTAAAAACAGAGAAAGAATCAAGAAAGGCGAGGGGTTAATTGGCCAGTCTATTGTTTCTGGAAAAATGCTGGAACTAAAAGCCCTTTCTCCAGATGATATTCAGATCAATTATGCATTGGGAGAAATAAAACCTACGCATATTGTGGCATTGCCATTAATGGATTTTAAAGTTGAAGGTGCTGTTGAGCTGGCTAGCATTTACGGATTTTCTGTTTTGCAGCTTGAATTCTTGAATATTGTGGCAAATAATATCGGGATTGCGATTAAAGCGACCCAAAATCGCAAAAGGGTAATGGAACTTTTGGAAGAAACCAAATCTCAGTCAGAAGAATTACAGATTCAGCACAGCGAATTGGAAGCGATAAATGCCGAATTAGAAGCGCAAACCGAAAAATTGCAGGCTTCGGAAGAAGAACTTCGCGTACAGCAGGAAGAATTGGAGCAAACTAATGAAGAATTGTCTGAAAGAAGCGTTTTATTAGAAGAAAAAAACACTGAAATCCAAAAGAAATCAGAAGCTTTAGAATTGACTACGCGCTATAAATCGGAGTTTTTGGCCAACATGTCGCATGAGTTGAGAACACCGTTGAATTCGATTTTATTGCTGAGTCGTTTATTGTCTGAAAATAACAATAAAACAATGAACAATGAAGAAATTGAATTTGCAAAAGTAATTCAGAGTTCAGGAAATAGTCTGTTAGGTTTAATTGATGAAATCCTTGATTTATCTAAGATTGAAGCTGGAAAAATGGATCTGGAATTCTTGGATGTTTCAACTAAAGAGATTACAGATAACCTGTATAACTTGTTTTATCTGGTTGCAAAAGAAAAGGGAATTAATTTTGAAATTATTGCCAAAGATGCGCCTATTGTCATTAAAACAGATAAAATGCGTTTGGAGCAGATTTTGAAAAACCTGATTTCAAATGCTATAAAATTTACCGAAAAAGGAACCGTTTCTCTTGAAATAAAAGTAGATACAGACGATGACAAAATTATCTGTTTTATTGTAAAAGATACCGGAATCGGAATTCCGTTAGAAAAACAGCCTTTAATTTTTGAAGCTTTCCAGCAAGCTGACGGTTCAACTAAACGTAAATACGGTGGAACTGGTTTGGGATTGTCAATTAGCCGTGAGCTGGCAAAATTACTGAGAGGAGAAATTGTATTGAATAGTAAAGTAAATGAAGGAAGTACGTTTACATTGTGTCTTCCTGTTTTAGGATTTGCGATCAACAAAGTTTCGGTAAATAAAATTCCGCATGCAGAAGAAATCGAAGTAACAACTGAAAGTGATGAGGAAAGACCGAAGTACATCAGTGAAGTTATTCCGCAAGAAATTGAAGATGACAGAGATTCAATTGTAGAAGGGGATAAAGTCATTCTGATTGTAGAAGACGACATCAATTTTGCCAAATCATTATTGGCTTTTACTCAGAAAAAAGGGTATAAAGGAGTAGTGGCAGTAAGAGGTGATTATGCCTTGAATTTTGCTTTAATTTATAGACCAATTGGAATTTTATTGGATATCGAACTTCCTATAAAAAGCGGATGGCAAGTTTTAGAAGAACTAAAAAATCATACTCATACCAAACATATTTCGGTACACATTATGTCTTCGCATAAACTGAAACAAGAAAGTTTATTAAAAGGAGCGGTTGACTTCTTAGACAAACCTGTTGCTTTTGACCGAATTCCAGATGTTTTTAAGCGTATTGAGCATATTATAAACAAAGAATCGCAGAAGGTTTTAATTATTGAAGATAACCCGAAACATGCAAAAGCACTAGCGTTTTTCTTAGAAACTTATAATATTAATTCGGAGATTAAAAGTGAAGTTTCAGAAGGTTTATCGTCTTTGGGCAAAGAAGAAGTAGACTGTGTAATTCTCGATATGGGAATTCCAGACAAACAGGCTTACGAAATTCTAGATGGCGTTAAGAAAAGTCCAGGTTTAGAAAACCTGCCAGTAATTGTATTTACAGGAAAAAGTCTTTCGATAAAAGAAGAACTAAAAATTAAGAAATATGCTGATTCTATTATCGTAAAAACAGCACATTCGTACCAGAGAATGCTCGATGAGGTTTCGCTTTTCCTTCACTTAGTAGAAAATAAGAAAGAAGGAAATGTAGGCAAAGAAAGCAATAAAAAACTGAATTCGTTAAACAATATTTTATTTGAGAAAAAAGTATTAATTGTAGATGATGATGTGCGAAACATCTATTCGCTTTCTAAAGCTTTAGAAGCGTTTAAGATGACTGTTATTACGGCTTTTGATGGAAAAGAAGCGATTAAGATTTTGGATGAAAATCCAGATACAGATGTGGTGCTTTTAGATATGATGATGCCCAATATGGACGGTTACGAAACGGCAGAAAAAATTAGGAGCAATCCTAAATTTCTTAACTTGGCCGTAATCGCCGTAACAGCCAAAGCCATGACTGGCGACAGAGAAAAATGTATTAAGGCGGGAGCTTCAGATTATATTACAAAACCGGTCGATGTCGATCAGTTATTATCGCTGCTTCGAGTTTGGTTATACGATAAAATCTAA
- a CDS encoding response regulator yields MVLIVDDIRANIIALKKTLELHNIDVDSAESGEEALKKILKTDYCLIIMDVQMPGLDGFEVVKILSGNIRTKDIPVIFLSALNTEKKYIFKGYETGAVEYITKPVDSDLLILKVKTFIKIYEQQNELKVMKDLLSKEIKIRKEAQDNLEIKIAERTKELVQKNEELELRNHELQQFSWVVSHDLNEPIRKIQIFIKIIKDLYLKADDKAIDYVDRTIKSAERMQTLITDLLAYSRLSAQVKPEKTDLNVVLQEVLGDFDYLIERKNATIKTNELPTIDSIPSQMRQVFQNLIGNALKFSGNEEKAVIEVTSETILEKSIESPTSPEGKFCRITVKDNGIGFDEIYLDRIFIIFQSLNDRQSYEGTGIGLAIAKKIIEKHNGLITAKSKVGEGASFIIVLPLKYE; encoded by the coding sequence ATGGTATTAATTGTAGACGATATAAGGGCCAATATTATTGCCTTAAAGAAAACATTAGAGCTGCATAATATCGATGTCGATAGTGCCGAATCTGGAGAAGAAGCTTTAAAGAAAATCCTGAAAACAGATTATTGTCTGATTATTATGGACGTTCAAATGCCGGGACTCGATGGTTTTGAGGTGGTAAAAATTCTTTCTGGAAATATCCGTACAAAAGATATTCCTGTTATTTTTCTTTCGGCACTTAATACCGAGAAAAAATACATCTTTAAGGGGTACGAAACAGGTGCTGTTGAGTACATTACCAAACCTGTAGATAGCGATTTACTGATTTTAAAAGTAAAAACCTTCATTAAAATCTACGAACAGCAAAATGAACTTAAAGTGATGAAAGACCTTCTTTCTAAAGAAATAAAAATTAGAAAAGAAGCGCAGGACAATCTTGAAATAAAAATCGCGGAAAGAACAAAAGAACTGGTTCAGAAAAATGAAGAACTCGAACTTCGAAATCACGAATTGCAACAGTTTTCTTGGGTGGTATCGCATGATCTAAATGAGCCAATCAGAAAGATTCAAATCTTTATCAAAATAATAAAAGACCTTTACTTAAAGGCAGATGACAAAGCGATCGATTATGTTGACCGAACAATAAAATCGGCAGAAAGAATGCAAACTTTAATTACCGATCTTTTGGCATATTCAAGGCTTTCTGCTCAGGTAAAACCTGAAAAAACAGATTTGAATGTTGTTTTGCAGGAAGTGTTGGGAGATTTTGATTATTTAATTGAGCGTAAAAATGCCACAATAAAAACTAACGAACTTCCAACAATAGATAGTATTCCGAGTCAAATGCGTCAGGTTTTTCAGAATCTAATTGGAAACGCTTTGAAGTTCTCAGGAAATGAAGAAAAAGCGGTAATAGAAGTTACTTCGGAAACTATTTTAGAAAAATCAATCGAAAGTCCGACTTCGCCAGAAGGAAAATTTTGCAGGATTACAGTAAAAGATAACGGAATTGGTTTTGATGAGATTTATCTTGATCGTATTTTTATTATCTTTCAAAGTTTAAACGATCGTCAATCCTACGAAGGAACAGGAATTGGGTTGGCAATTGCTAAGAAAATAATCGAAAAACATAACGGATTAATTACTGCTAAAAGTAAAGTGGGAGAAGGTGCAAGCTTTATCATTGTTCTTCCTTTAAAATACGAATAA
- a CDS encoding chemotaxis protein CheB, whose amino-acid sequence MEKNKRITNCKVLIIGGSAGSLQALLQILPFIEKKVSFAIVIVVHRKNSDEQTLEDLIALKSKIKVKEVEDKVKLEAGFIYIAPSNYHLLFEKEETLSLDTSEKINYSRPSIDVSFEAAAEIYGQNLVGILLSGSNSDGTAGLRAIQAAGGISVVQNPLSADMPFMPNNAILHTVPDFILKTEEILEFIKDLNQE is encoded by the coding sequence ATGGAGAAAAATAAAAGAATAACAAATTGTAAAGTACTTATAATTGGCGGTTCGGCAGGAAGTTTACAGGCATTATTGCAGATTTTACCCTTTATAGAAAAAAAGGTTTCTTTTGCAATTGTCATTGTTGTTCACAGAAAAAATTCAGACGAACAAACCTTAGAAGATTTAATCGCTTTAAAATCAAAAATAAAAGTAAAAGAGGTAGAAGATAAAGTAAAACTTGAAGCAGGATTTATTTATATCGCGCCTTCCAATTATCATTTATTATTTGAAAAAGAAGAAACGTTGTCTTTAGACACTTCAGAGAAAATAAATTATAGCAGACCCAGTATAGATGTTTCTTTTGAAGCTGCTGCAGAAATATATGGTCAAAATTTAGTTGGAATTCTACTTTCGGGTTCCAATTCGGATGGTACAGCAGGTTTGAGGGCAATTCAGGCAGCTGGAGGAATAAGCGTTGTGCAGAATCCGCTTTCTGCAGATATGCCTTTTATGCCTAATAATGCGATTTTGCATACAGTGCCAGATTTTATTTTAAAAACTGAAGAGATCTTGGAGTTTATAAAAGATTTAAATCAGGAATAA
- a CDS encoding CheR family methyltransferase yields MIEDIELEALINEVYEYYGFDFGSYSRASLKRRVSRVFTLDGFKHFHDFLSKVRTDPEYCKKMIDEITVNVTEMFRDPSFYMTLRKEILPLLGTKPFIRIWHAGCSTGEEVYSMAIMLKEEGLLHKSILYATDINATVLETAKSGIFPLRMIKDYADNYREAGGQEDFSDYYIANYGFAKFNENLSEKMVFSQHNLVSDTSFNEFDLILCRNVLIYFDNNLQKRVVNLFDDSLAVLGFLALGTKETIKYSISQTKYKQFDKEKIWRKIKE; encoded by the coding sequence ATGATTGAAGATATTGAATTAGAGGCTCTCATTAATGAAGTTTACGAATATTATGGTTTTGATTTTGGAAGTTATTCAAGAGCCTCACTTAAAAGACGTGTAAGCAGGGTATTTACTTTGGATGGATTCAAGCATTTTCATGATTTTCTATCTAAAGTCCGTACCGATCCAGAATATTGCAAAAAAATGATTGATGAAATAACGGTTAACGTTACAGAAATGTTTCGTGATCCGTCATTTTATATGACACTTCGAAAAGAAATTCTTCCTTTACTGGGAACCAAACCTTTTATCAGAATCTGGCATGCGGGCTGTTCTACAGGAGAAGAAGTGTACTCGATGGCTATTATGCTCAAAGAAGAAGGTTTGCTGCACAAATCAATATTATACGCTACCGATATAAATGCGACAGTTTTGGAGACAGCAAAAAGCGGTATTTTCCCGCTAAGAATGATAAAAGATTATGCCGATAATTATCGTGAAGCGGGCGGGCAGGAAGATTTTTCAGATTATTATATCGCCAATTACGGATTTGCAAAATTCAATGAAAATCTTTCAGAGAAAATGGTTTTCTCGCAGCACAATTTGGTTTCTGACACTTCATTTAATGAGTTTGATCTGATTTTGTGTCGCAATGTTTTAATTTATTTCGATAATAATCTGCAGAAAAGAGTGGTCAATTTATTTGATGACAGCTTAGCTGTTTTGGGTTTTTTGGCACTTGGAACAAAAGAAACTATAAAGTATTCTATATCTCAAACCAAATACAAACAATTTGATAAAGAGAAAATATGGAGAAAAATAAAAGAATAA